A window of Streptomyces profundus genomic DNA:
CGACAAGCCGGCCGACGCTGAGGAAGCAGAGCAGGTGGCGGCGCTCGAGAAGCAGATCGACGAGGCGGCCATCCTGGCCGACGACTCCCTGGGGGCGATGTAATGGCGTATCTGGCCGGGAAGATGGTGTTGTCGGTGCGGGCCGCCGCGCCGAACAACGGTCGTGGTGAGCCCACCAAGGCCAAGGTGAAGACCGTGCGCACCCATGAGGGCACCTTCCCCTATGTGTCGGCGCAGGCCGTGCGGCGGTGGCTGCGGGAGAGCATGGTGGAGATGGGTTCGGTGCCTTCCCCGGTGACCCGGGTCGGCAAGGCACAGAACAAGGCACAGAAGGCCAACACCGAGGCCAATCCCGCCCGTTACGCCGACGATGACCTGTTCGGCTATATGAAGGCCGGCCCCAAGGGGGACTCGGAGGCGACGACGCTGCGGGACAGCCCGTTCATGTTGGGCACCCTGCTGTCGGTGGCGCCGACCCGGGTCACGGACGACTTCGGGGTGATGGCGCGCGGGGTGAGCGAGCCGGTGCTGCACGAGCACGAGTTCTTCACCGCCGACCTGGCTGCCCCCTTCCTGCTGGATCTGCCGCGCGTCGGCACGTTCACCCTGCCCACCAAGACCGGGGTGGGACGGCCCAACTACCTGAGCCAGGAGGCCGCGCTCCAGGTCGCCGAGGCGGCCTCGGCCGGGGCGTCCAGCGTGACGTTCCGCGACCAGCCGGCGGTGCGGTTGCCGCTCGCCGAACGGCGGGAGCGCGCCGCGCTGTTGCTGGAGGCCATGGCGCAGCTGAGCGGTGGGGCGAAGCAGGCGCTGCACTACGGGGATCGGGTGCCGGATCTGCTGGTTCTGGTGCCGTTCAAGGGCGGGGTCAACCCGCTGGCCCATGTGGTGGACGGCGAGCCCGGCCGTGGCCTGCGGGTGCGCGGTGACGTGCTGCTGGCGGAGTTGGAGGCGTGGGAGGGCGAGTGGCTCTCCCCGGTGCGGGTCGGCTGGCGGCCGGGCTTCGCCGACGACCAACGGGAGACCTTCGAGCGGCACTGCAAGGAGAAGATCGAGGCGGGCGAGATCGTGATCGGTCATCCCCGGACGGTGTTGCGCGATCTGGCGGCCGAGCTGCGCGACGGTGAGCTGGACATGTGGTTCGAGGATCCCGAACGGTGACCGTGACGCTGGAGCGGCAGCCGTTGCCGGCGTGGCGGTTGGCGTTCTTCGCGCCCGTCGCCTCGTTCCGCGACCCGCTCTTCCCCGGGCTGAGCCGTGGTCTGCCGCTGCCTCCGCCCTCGACGGTGCGTGGCCTGCTGGCGGCGGCGACGGGGGAGTTGGCGGAGACGCTGCCCTTCGGGATGGCCGCCCGGGTGGAGGGCAGGGGCGTCGATGCCGAGACCTACCATCCGGTGCTGTCCAACGCCACCAACCCCACGGTCGGTGGCCGGGCCCCGGCCGCCAAGGGCGGGATGACGCTGCGCGACCGGCCTTTCCTGGCGGGCGTTCACCTCATGCTGTGGCTGCCGGGTGAGGAGGGCGAACGCGTCGCCCGCGCGCTGCGACGCCCCCGTTGGGCCCTGCGGCTGGGCCGTTCCCAGGACATCGTCCACCCGAAGGCCCGTGACCGCGTGCTGCTGGAACCGGCGGCGGAAGCCGCCGTTGGCTATGCCGTTGCCCCGCTCGGCGGCCACGACGGCGGCTCGGCCCGGTCGGTGCGGATGGCCTCCAGCGTTTCGCCGGACCGGCTGGCCACCCGTTGGGCCGAGTACCTGTGGTGTGACGCGCCCGGCCCGGTCGGCCCGGTGCGCGGCGCCTACCGCGAGACGGGTTCCCACGAGGGCCAGGCCGTCTGGCTGCTCGAACCGTGAATCGCACCGTGACCGGCACGCCCGGGGCACGTCCGCTGACCCAGGTTCTGGCCAAGTCCAAGCCCGTCGAAGACCCCGAGCGGCTGACATCCCACTCCCTCACCGTCTACGAGACCGTCTCCCAGGTGGAGGCCCGGATCGGCCAGGCCGGGCTGCTGGCCGCGGAGCCGGACTTCTGGTCACGGGTGCGGCGCGCCGCGCTGCTTCACGACGCCGGCAAGATCGCGGAAGGCTTCCAGCGGCAGGTACGGCCCGGTGGGCCGCTCTGGGGCGAGCGGCACGAGGTGCTGTCACTGGCCTATGTCGATCTGTTGGCCACGGCCGGGCGCTGGCCGCATCACGACCATCTGATGATCGCCACCCTGGTGGCCACCCACCACCGCCCACTGTTCTCCGGCGAGGCTCCGCGCGGCAAGCCCAGTCTCGACGCGCTGTACACCTCGGCCACCCGCTGGGACGAGGCGTTCACCCGCACCCCGGACCCCAACGGCGGATCCACCGTCCAGGTCCAGCGCGGCACCCATCGGGAGTCGCTGGCCTGGTTCGCCGGGATGCTCCACCTCGACCCGCCCGTTCCCTCGCCCGATGACCCGACGCTCGCCCAACGTGCTCGCCTCTCCCTGGCCAGGCTCCTCGTCGCCTGGGAACGGCCGGTCGCTCCCGAACGTGGCCTGCTCGCCGTCCTCGCCCAGGGTGCGGTGACCCTCGCCGACCGCGCCGGCTCGGCCCATGTCGCACTCCAGCCCCATCTGCCGCTGACCGCCGACTATCTGGCCCGCCTGCCCCACACCCCCTACCCCCACCAACGGCAGGCCGCCGCCAGCGAAGGTCATCTGCTGCTGGTCGCCCCCACCGGCAGCGGCAAAACCGAGGCCGGCCTGGCCTGGGCCGCCAGCCAACTCGCCCACCTGCCAGGACTACCCCGCGTGGTGTGGACACTGCCCTACCGCGCCTCCCTCAACGCCGCCCGACGACGCCTCACCGCCACGTTGACCCCGGCCCCGGGACAGCGACAGCCCGATATCGGCCTGTTGCACGGCACCGTCGCCCACACCCTCCTCACCGAATCAACCCAGGACGACTGCGCCCCCACCCAGGCCCACGCCACCAAGGCACGCCAACAGGCGGGCGCCATGCGCCTGTTCGCCCAACGCCTGCGCGTCGCCACCCCCCACCAACTTCTCAACGGCGCCATCGCCGGACCGGCCTACTCCTCCGTCCTGCTGGAACAGGCCAACTCCCTCTTCGTCCTCGACGAACTCCACGCCTACGAACCGGAGACCTTCGGCCGGATCTGCGCCGCGATGCGCCTGTGGGAACGCCTCGGCAGCCGCACCGCCGTGCTCTCCGCCACCCTCGCCCCACCGATGATCGACATCGTCCGCGAGTCCCTCACCCAACCCGTCACCCTCCACCGCGCACCGCCAGGAACCAGCCCCGTCCGGCACCAACTCGCCCTGGACGACGAGCCCATCACCGCGTCTGCCGGCATCGACAGACTGCGCGGCTGGCTGACCGAAGGGCACAGTGTGCTGGTCATCGTCAACCGGGTCGCCAGCGCCCAGCACCTCTACGCGCTCCTGGCGGACGACGCCCGCAAGGCCCGCCCTGACGACCCCGACGCGGCCCTGCTCCTCCACTCCCGCTTCAGAAACCGCGACCGCGCCGCCATCGAGACCCGTCTGCTCAAGCGTCACCCCGAACGCGCAGTCGGCGAGCGGGCGGCGCGCGGCGGGCTCGTCGTCGCCACCCAGGCCGTCGAGGTCAGCCTCCAACTCGACTTCGACCGAGGCGCCGTCGAATGCGCCCCCATCGAAGCCGTCGCCCAACGCGCCGGCCGCGTCAATCGCCGCGGCCGACACCCGGACGGCGCGGTCGAGTTCCGCGTCCACCGCGCCGAGACCGAACGCCCCTACGCCAAGGGCGCCATGGACGCCTCCTGGCGCGCCTTGACCCGACACGTCGAGACCGGCTCGGCGGCCCTCAGCGAAGAGACCATCGACACCCTCCTCGCCGACGCCTACGACACCGCCTGGGGCCGTAGCTGGGCAGAGGAGGCCCGAAGGGCCCGCGACGAGTTCACCGAAACCTTTCTCACCTTCACCGACCCCTTCCACGACCGGGGCGAGTTCGCCCACCGGCTCAGCGAACAGTTCGACAGCGTCGAAGCCGTGCACGAGGACGACGCGCCCGAACTCCACACCCTCGTCAAGGGCCCCGACGGCGACCCGCTCCTCGCCTCCGGCCTGCTGATCCCCCTGCGCTACACCCAACTGCCCGCCTACCGCGCCCGATACGACCGAACCCTCCACGTCCACGTCATCGAGGGCCGCTACGACGAAACCCTCGGCCTCATGCCGCCCGAGGAACCGGAGACCGTCCTGTGAACCAACCCCCCTCACCGGACGAGGGCCCGGGTTCCGATGACGCCCCGCTCGGCGGCGTCCACCTCAAGTACCTCCACCACTGCCCCCGCCAACTCTGGCTCTACACCCACGGCTACCGCCCCGAACAGCGCAGCGACCTCGTCGCGTTCGGTGAAGTCATCGACGAGACCACCTTCACCCGCCGCCGCGACATCGACCTCGGCGAAGCGAAGATCGACTGGGTCACCGCCGGCGCCGTCATCCACGAGACCAAATCCTCCCGCGCGCCAGCGCCCGCGCACGCCGCCCAGGTCCGCCACTACTGCCTCCTCCTGGAACGCCGGGGCGTCGCGGTGCGCGGCGGCGTCGTCCACTACCCCCTCATCCGCCGCACCGTCGACGTCCCCTGGAACGACGAAGCCCGAGACCAGGCCCGCCAGGACGAGGCCCTCGCCCGTTCCGTCATCGCCGCCCCCACCACCCCACCCCGCCTGCCCCGCCGCGAGTGCCGGGGCTGCTCCTACCTCGACTACTGCTGGGGAGACTGATGCCCGCCGTTGGCCGCACCTACTGGCTGACCGAGCCCTGCCGCATTCGCCGCGAGGACGACAGCCTGCGCATCGAACGCCCCGACAACACGCCTGTGCGCATCCCCATCACCGACGTCCGCGACCTCATCGCCTTCGACCACGTGGACATCAACACCTCCGCGCTGTCCATCCTCAGCCGCAACGGCGTCAGCCTCCATGTCCTGGACCACTACGGCAACCACGCGGGCCACTTCGCCCCCACCGACGCGATGTCCTCGGGCCCCGTCCTCCGCCGCCAGGTCGAACTCACCGCCGACCCCGACCTACGTGCCACCATCGGCCGCGCCCTGATCCTCGCCGCAGGCGAGAACCTCCGCTGGTCCCTGGACACCGACCACCTCGACCCCGCCCTCGCCACCCTCCGCGCCAAGCTCCCATCCTGTGACGAACGGGACGCGATCATGGCCCAGGAAGGCAACTACCGCCGCACCGGCTGGGCCGTCCTCGACACCCAACTCCCGCCCTGGCTCCGCCTCAACGGCCGCACCCGCCGCCCACCCACCAACGCCGGCAACGCCTTCATCAGCTACCTCAACACCCTCGTCTACGCCCGCGTCCTCACCGCCATCCGCAGCACGCCGCTCCACCCCGCCATCGGCTTCCTCCACGCCGACACCGACCGCCGCCGCAACACCCTCGCCCTCGACCTCGCCGAACCATTCAAACCCCTCTTCGCCGAACGCCTCCTCAAACGCGCCGCCAGCCAGAAACACCTCAAACCGTCCGACTTCGAAACCGAGGTCGGCAGGGCATCTCTGAGCAAGAACGGCCGCAAGAAGGTCGCCGTCCTGATGCGCGAGGAACTCGACACCACCGTCTACCACCGCACGCTGAAACGAAAAGTCAGCTACGAGGAACTCATCCACCTCGAAGCCCTCAAAATCGTCCGCCTATGCCTCGAAGACAAGCCCTACAAGCCGTTCCGGCCCTGGTGGTGAGCGCGCCGCCATGTACGTCATCCTCGTCTACGACACCGCAGTCGAACGCAACCCCAAAGTATTGAAGGCCTGCCGCAAGTACCTCCACTGGACCCAACGCAGCCACTTCCAAGGCGAACTCTCCACCGCCCAGTACCGCGCCCTGATGGCCACCCTCAACGCCACCATCGACCCCGAACACGACAGCATCGTCGCCTACACCACCCGCTCCCCAGAATCCGTCCAATCCACCACCCTCGGCCAAAACCTCGGCGGCCCAGGCGACATCCTGTAGCTGCACACGTCCTCTAGCCGACGGTGACAAGGAGCGGCATCAACTGCGGGACGGGCCGGGGGAGGTGTGTCAACCTCGGGGGGTGATGGGGACTGGCTGATCTGCCCGCCGCGGTGGAGCTGGTGCGGTTGCGAACCCTCCGGGGTTGATGAGGAACCTGCCCCTCCGTATGGCCCGCTACGGCCTTCCCCTCGCGTTGCGAACCCTCCGGGGTTGATGGGGACCCGGGGGCTAAGCCGGGCATTACCCCTCCCCTTAACGGGTTGCGAACCCTCTGGGGTTGATGAGGAACGCGTTGTCACGGGCCAGCTGCTGGCCGGTGTCGCGGATGTTGCGAACCCTCTGGGGTTGATGAGGAACCAGTCCATGACGGAACACCGGCCCTGCCCGACACCAGTTGCGAACCCTCTGGGGTTGATGAGGAACGCAAGAAGCGCGCCAAGGGTGGGGACGGAGACCCGGGGTTGCGAACCCTCTGGGGTTGATGAGGAACCAGAACAACGCCCCTCTCAGTCCGGCCCGCCAGACGTGTTGCGAACCCTCTGGGGTTGATGAGGAACGCGAGCGGCACTTCACCGCCTGGCTTGTGACCCGGCGTTGCGAACCCTCTGGGGTTGATGAGGAACCTGCGCAGCTGGTTGAGCAGCGGCAGGCGGTCCTGTTGCGAACCCTCTGGGGTTGATGAGGAACCCGAGTGTAAAGCCGCTGGTTGGGGGGTGGGGCTGGGTGTCGCGTGGGGGTGAAAGTGGAGCGGTCTGACGGTAGTGCAACGTTGCAGGTCAGAGGGGTGAGTGGGGCGCCGTGTAGGTGGTGGGGGAGTGGTCCGTGGGGTGTTGGGTTGATGGAGTCAGCCTAGCTCTGGTAGCAGGGCCGCACCTGGGATGCTGACAGGCTGTCTGGGAGTGCTGGGAGTGCTCGGTTGTGGGTGTGGTCCGAGGGGGCTGGGGTGGGGGTGGAGGGGGAGTGGTTCGGTCTTGGCGTCCGCGTACTGGGCGGAGCCTCCGCGTCGTCGCGTCGATGTCCCTCGGCGGTGCTCCCCACGGCTGTGTCTGGCGCCGGCCATCGCGGGGTGTCCACCTCCCGCTGTGGCGCGCCGGGGGCTGTCGGGTCGGCGGGGGCGGTAGGTGGGGAGGTCGCGGTGCGCGACGTCACCGGCCAGCCGGGTGTTCCGTTGAGGCCGTTCGGTCGTCCGGTGGGTGGGGAGATGGGCACGGAAGAGTGAACTCGTCCTGGGCCTGCGCGGCGGGTCTGTGATTCCCGGCACAGTAGGCCGGGCCGCCGACCGCGCCGAGGCGGCGGCCGGTTTTTCCGTGTGTTCACCGTGGGCAGCCGGAGCTCGTCACCACAAAACGGACACAACCGGCGCGAGGGGAGTGGAGAGGGGCGGGGAGCACCCCCGAGTGCCCGAGCCCGAGCCGCCTGCGGCTCGGGGCGAGCGCCCCCGCTCACCTGCGGGAACGCGCATAGACGGCGGCTCAAAAGAAAGCGCGCCCCCGGCAGGACTCGAACCTGCGGCCAAGTGCTTAGAAGGCACCCGGGGTTGGGAGGCGAACGGCGCACTGACCTGCGCTTTGGCGGCCAGTGGCCTTGCTTGGCAGGGGATTTCGACGCACATTTGACGCGGGTCGCTGCTGACATGTGGCTGAACCATCTGCCTCCCCGCTCACGCCGAAGGTATCTTCGGGGGCGCACCGCCTGCCGTCCATGAACCCAGCTTCGGAACCGGAAGCATGCCAGGAATTCCCCGATCGCACCGAAGTAGAATGTCCGAAGTCTCCGCAATCAAGCACTCCGCCCGACGGCGTCACCCACCACGGCACGTAATCACCCCAGTTCGCAGGCCGTTGCACCCCCGCCCACCCGGGCGGCTCCATTGAAGGTCGGCCAACGATCTGATGCAGCGTCGAGCGCGAGGCGCGGTTGCACCCCCGCCCACCCGGGCGGCTCCATTGAAGGCATGAG
This region includes:
- the cas7i gene encoding type I-B CRISPR-associated protein Cas7/Cst2/DevR; protein product: MAYLAGKMVLSVRAAAPNNGRGEPTKAKVKTVRTHEGTFPYVSAQAVRRWLRESMVEMGSVPSPVTRVGKAQNKAQKANTEANPARYADDDLFGYMKAGPKGDSEATTLRDSPFMLGTLLSVAPTRVTDDFGVMARGVSEPVLHEHEFFTADLAAPFLLDLPRVGTFTLPTKTGVGRPNYLSQEAALQVAEAASAGASSVTFRDQPAVRLPLAERRERAALLLEAMAQLSGGAKQALHYGDRVPDLLVLVPFKGGVNPLAHVVDGEPGRGLRVRGDVLLAELEAWEGEWLSPVRVGWRPGFADDQRETFERHCKEKIEAGEIVIGHPRTVLRDLAAELRDGELDMWFEDPER
- the cas5 gene encoding CRISPR-associated protein Cas5 → MTVTLERQPLPAWRLAFFAPVASFRDPLFPGLSRGLPLPPPSTVRGLLAAATGELAETLPFGMAARVEGRGVDAETYHPVLSNATNPTVGGRAPAAKGGMTLRDRPFLAGVHLMLWLPGEEGERVARALRRPRWALRLGRSQDIVHPKARDRVLLEPAAEAAVGYAVAPLGGHDGGSARSVRMASSVSPDRLATRWAEYLWCDAPGPVGPVRGAYRETGSHEGQAVWLLEP
- the cas3 gene encoding CRISPR-associated helicase Cas3' → MNRTVTGTPGARPLTQVLAKSKPVEDPERLTSHSLTVYETVSQVEARIGQAGLLAAEPDFWSRVRRAALLHDAGKIAEGFQRQVRPGGPLWGERHEVLSLAYVDLLATAGRWPHHDHLMIATLVATHHRPLFSGEAPRGKPSLDALYTSATRWDEAFTRTPDPNGGSTVQVQRGTHRESLAWFAGMLHLDPPVPSPDDPTLAQRARLSLARLLVAWERPVAPERGLLAVLAQGAVTLADRAGSAHVALQPHLPLTADYLARLPHTPYPHQRQAAASEGHLLLVAPTGSGKTEAGLAWAASQLAHLPGLPRVVWTLPYRASLNAARRRLTATLTPAPGQRQPDIGLLHGTVAHTLLTESTQDDCAPTQAHATKARQQAGAMRLFAQRLRVATPHQLLNGAIAGPAYSSVLLEQANSLFVLDELHAYEPETFGRICAAMRLWERLGSRTAVLSATLAPPMIDIVRESLTQPVTLHRAPPGTSPVRHQLALDDEPITASAGIDRLRGWLTEGHSVLVIVNRVASAQHLYALLADDARKARPDDPDAALLLHSRFRNRDRAAIETRLLKRHPERAVGERAARGGLVVATQAVEVSLQLDFDRGAVECAPIEAVAQRAGRVNRRGRHPDGAVEFRVHRAETERPYAKGAMDASWRALTRHVETGSAALSEETIDTLLADAYDTAWGRSWAEEARRARDEFTETFLTFTDPFHDRGEFAHRLSEQFDSVEAVHEDDAPELHTLVKGPDGDPLLASGLLIPLRYTQLPAYRARYDRTLHVHVIEGRYDETLGLMPPEEPETVL
- a CDS encoding CRISPR-associated protein Cas4; the protein is MNQPPSPDEGPGSDDAPLGGVHLKYLHHCPRQLWLYTHGYRPEQRSDLVAFGEVIDETTFTRRRDIDLGEAKIDWVTAGAVIHETKSSRAPAPAHAAQVRHYCLLLERRGVAVRGGVVHYPLIRRTVDVPWNDEARDQARQDEALARSVIAAPTTPPRLPRRECRGCSYLDYCWGD
- the cas1b gene encoding type I-B CRISPR-associated endonuclease Cas1b, which encodes MPAVGRTYWLTEPCRIRREDDSLRIERPDNTPVRIPITDVRDLIAFDHVDINTSALSILSRNGVSLHVLDHYGNHAGHFAPTDAMSSGPVLRRQVELTADPDLRATIGRALILAAGENLRWSLDTDHLDPALATLRAKLPSCDERDAIMAQEGNYRRTGWAVLDTQLPPWLRLNGRTRRPPTNAGNAFISYLNTLVYARVLTAIRSTPLHPAIGFLHADTDRRRNTLALDLAEPFKPLFAERLLKRAASQKHLKPSDFETEVGRASLSKNGRKKVAVLMREELDTTVYHRTLKRKVSYEELIHLEALKIVRLCLEDKPYKPFRPWW
- the cas2 gene encoding CRISPR-associated endonuclease Cas2, which encodes MYVILVYDTAVERNPKVLKACRKYLHWTQRSHFQGELSTAQYRALMATLNATIDPEHDSIVAYTTRSPESVQSTTLGQNLGGPGDIL